DNA sequence from the Fusarium verticillioides 7600 chromosome 2, whole genome shotgun sequence genome:
TGAGCTTGCCTGCGAAGATTGGGGTGCCAGCATTGAGGCTATCGAAGCTGATTTCAAGGCCCGACAAGCCGCCGAGCAGCAGGAACAGCAAGCACGGAAGCGCTTGtttgaagagcaagatgacGAATGGGATGCTGAGTTCTTGATGGACCTTGGCGACGAAGGACCACCGCGACCGAAGAAACGCAAGACAATCAAGCTTGGTCTACCAGAGATTCCCCGATATGCTGCCCCCTCCTTCGACAACTTTGAAGACGCCACACGCAGAGGTGCCAAGAGGGTGCAACTGGATATGAGCGATCCTTACCTCCTTATCGAAACTCAAGAAACCCAACGAAATGCAAAGCGACCCCGCACAGACAACAAACTAAAGCGCATGGCAAACGGCAACCTCGGCCGCGATGTCTCCAATCGTTTCAACATCTCGAACGACGAGGCATACGAGGCTTTGAAGGAAAACCACCAAAGCAAGGTCCGTGCTACACTCGGCAACATTTCTGTCGAGCACAGTATGCCCGCTATCAAGCTCTCATGGCCGTACTACAAGGTTAAGCTCGGTGGTACGACAGATGAGTATCATCGCCCTCGTTTCAGGTACAAGAAGTTTGCTGGTCATATCATCAAATTTGACAAGCCTGCACACCAGAAGCGAAAGCAGATGAAGGGCAAAGCGCACGAAGTCTtcctcaagtccaaggaTTTGAGTATTAACGACAACTCAACGGCTGTTCTCTACGAGTACTGTGAGCAGCGTCCACGAGTGCTCAGCAGCTTCGGTATGGGGAACCGCTTGATTAACTACTATCGCCGGAAAGACACAAACGAAGATGAGCAACTCCCGAAACAAGAACTTGGAGAGTACCGCATGCTTCTTCCTGAAGATCGATCCCCCTTCTCCCTTTTCGGCACTGTTGACCCTGGTGAGACTGTGCCAACATTGCACAACGAAATGTACCGAGCTCCAGTCTTCAAGCATAACCCAAGAGGTAGTGATTTCTTGGTTGTGCGCAGCACTACTGGCGAACATGGTTCAAGGTGGTATCTGCACAAGATCGATCATCTTTATGTCGTCGGTCAACAATTCCCTTCTGTCGAGGTTCCAGGACCACACAGTCGCAAGGTCACGAACGCCTCGAAGAacaggatgaagatgctCGCATTTCGCATGATAAGACATAGCGATACCGACAACTGTCAACTGTccgacatcaccaagcatATTGCAGACTCAACTGATACCCAAAATCGCCAAAAACTCAAAGAATTTCTGCAGTATGACAGGGAGAGCGGCGAGAAGGGCATGTGGCGACTGAAACCTGGCGAAATACTGCCTGATGAGAGCACGATCCGATCCATGATCAAGCCGGAAGAGGTTTGTCTACTTGATGCTATGCAACTTGGtatcaaggagcttgaggacgCCGGATACGACCCTCGAAATGCTTCccttgaggaagatgttcAGAACAATGATGCAGATGgggacgatgatgaggtcgagGATGAAGGCAGCAAGATCACCAAGGGCGCCAAAAagcagcaagagaagcaagaagaaactCTCGCGGACAAGATGGCCCCATGGAAGACAACCAAGGCCTTCATCGATGCATGTGCCCAAAAGGCcatgcttcaacttcatggtgaaggagACCCAACAGGCcatggtcttggcttctccttcattcGAACCTCCATGAAGGGCGGATATATCGAGGCAGTCCAGGGACCGCTTGCTACATCTGCAGATGCTATGGAGCGTGAAAAGCGAGCTAATGGTGGCCACGCCTATAATGTCAAAAAGCAGCAAGCAATGTACGAGGAAGGTATTCGAGAAATTtgggagaagcaaaagtctACACTCTCAGATGGTCAAGAGCATGACGACAAAGATGTTGCGGTaacagaagatgaagatgacagatTCAACGTTCAGTCAGCAATGACTCCAGCCCAGTTCGACGACGGTACCAGCCAAATTAGTGGTTTGACTTCGGCAAGTCGACAGCAACGACGCGCTATTCGCATAACCCGAGAGATCCGAATGCCCGATGGCAGCATGCAAGACCGAGTCGAAGTCGTTCACGATCCGGTTGTGATTTCGCAGTATATGAAGCGGCGAACAGAGGcggatcttgagatgagagagtaCGTGCACCCACCCAACTCGCGCCAGGCAGTTCAGCAACCACAGAGCAGGGGAGTCGTGACAAGAAAACGTCGACGAACTTACGGAGTCGGCCACCCTGGCTCAAGAAATGACATTACTGGACTGGAGTTTAGAGCACCGGCTTACGTGTATCTTTCAACAGCATCTACAGCTCCCGTCCTACAGGCAATGCCGACCATGACCGTCTTGCAGGCATTAGGTATGTCTTCTCGAGTCGCAATGTGATAATCGATACTAACAGTGGCACagaatcaagaaggagctcgaACGactcgagaagaacaaagctCGACGACAGGCTCGGGAGCAACAAAAAGAGCTCCACCAAAAGGCCAGCACAGGAGATGCTGGGTCACCCAGTGTCAATGGCGATAAAGTCCCAACTGGAACAACCCGCAAGTGTGCCAATTGTGGCCAAGTCGGCCAcatcaagacaaacaagaagTATGAGCCCccattctccatcatcacttcCCTTTGTttctccccctccccctATGTCGTTCAATTGGTGTGCACCTCTAGAGGCCGACAACGCGAAGCGCAGTCGCTCGCGCAAGTCCCAATTGCAAATTGCCATGGAGCAATGCGACAAAAGCAAGGCACGAGATGCCAAAAGGCGTGCTGAAGAAAAGGCTCGCG
Encoded proteins:
- a CDS encoding transcription initiation factor TFIID subunit 1, giving the protein MAEENDFSSFDENAWKAQDAADDREIAKLLGDSQNNGGGIILDNAEFDQSGKADDAEDYEDISDDDLPDEEEPSAGVSMEMPGLTDDGGTSHDADDLFGEGSSPDPILGPSSPAPQIRDADTTDDTQPLDASLSFPGINFDPEPHLDNQDHDIPAPAETVEDLLKATWPAFKKGHILTWSELLPAKKATWKEKKPVKKPKQLVTSKLTLELAPDQEKLFRIPGTATITRKPRQGEERGLVYCGMDQEDQAEDNVQFDLDQESDSETVAGFTLRDIELACEDWGASIEAIEADFKARQAAEQQEQQARKRLFEEQDDEWDAEFLMDLGDEGPPRPKKRKTIKLGLPEIPRYAAPSFDNFEDATRRGAKRVQLDMSDPYLLIETQETQRNAKRPRTDNKLKRMANGNLGRDVSNRFNISNDEAYEALKENHQSKVRATLGNISVEHSMPAIKLSWPYYKVKLGGTTDEYHRPRFRYKKFAGHIIKFDKPAHQKRKQMKGKAHEVFLKSKDLSINDNSTAVLYEYCEQRPRVLSSFGMGNRLINYYRRKDTNEDEQLPKQELGEYRMLLPEDRSPFSLFGTVDPGETVPTLHNEMYRAPVFKHNPRGSDFLVVRSTTGEHGSRWYLHKIDHLYVVGQQFPSVEVPGPHSRKVTNASKNRMKMLAFRMIRHSDTDNCQLSDITKHIADSTDTQNRQKLKEFLQYDRESGEKGMWRLKPGEILPDESTIRSMIKPEEVCLLDAMQLGIKELEDAGYDPRNASLEEDVQNNDADGDDDEVEDEGSKITKGAKKQQEKQEETLADKMAPWKTTKAFIDACAQKAMLQLHGEGDPTGHGLGFSFIRTSMKGGYIEAVQGPLATSADAMEREKRANGGHAYNVKKQQAMYEEGIREIWEKQKSTLSDGQEHDDKDVAVTEDEDDRFNVQSAMTPAQFDDGTSQISGLTSASRQQRRAIRITREIRMPDGSMQDRVEVVHDPVVISQYMKRRTEADLEMRDIYSSRPTGNADHDRLAGIRIKKELERLEKNKARRQAREQQKELHQKASTGDAGSPSVNGDKVPTGTTRKCANCGQVGHIKTNKKLCPLLNGTMKADNGAAEHGGFGNYNAPGGAAGSPS
- a CDS encoding transcription initiation factor TFIID subunit 1, coding for MAEENDFSSFDENAWKAQDAADDREIAKLLGDSQNNGGGIILDNAEFDQSGKADDAEDYEDISDDDLPDEEEPSAGVSMEMPGLTDDGGTSHDADDLFGEGSSPDPILGPSSPAPQIRDADTTDDTQPLDASLSFPGINFDPEPHLDNQDHDIPAPAETVEDLLKATWPAFKKGHILTWSELLPAKKATWKEKKPVKKPKQLVTSKLTLELAPDQEKLFRIPGTATITRKPRQGEERGLVYCGMDQEDQAEDNVQFDLDQESDSETVAGFTLRDIELACEDWGASIEAIEADFKARQAAEQQEQQARKRLFEEQDDEWDAEFLMDLGDEGPPRPKKRKTIKLGLPEIPRYAAPSFDNFEDATRRGAKRVQLDMSDPYLLIETQETQRNAKRPRTDNKLKRMANGNLGRDVSNRFNISNDEAYEALKENHQSKVRATLGNISVEHSMPAIKLSWPYYKVKLGGTTDEYHRPRFRYKKFAGHIIKFDKPAHQKRKQMKGKAHEVFLKSKDLSINDNSTAVLYEYCEQRPRVLSSFGMGNRLINYYRRKDTNEDEQLPKQELGEYRMLLPEDRSPFSLFGTVDPGETVPTLHNEMYRAPVFKHNPRGSDFLVVRSTTGEHGSRWYLHKIDHLYVVGQQFPSVEVPGPHSRKVTNASKNRMKMLAFRMIRHSDTDNCQLSDITKHIADSTDTQNRQKLKEFLQYDRESGEKGMWRLKPGEILPDESTIRSMIKPEEVCLLDAMQLGIKELEDAGYDPRNASLEEDVQNNDADGDDDEVEDEGSKITKGAKKQQEKQEETLADKMAPWKTTKAFIDACAQKAMLQLHGEGDPTGHGLGFSFIRTSMKGGYIEAVQGPLATSADAMEREKRANGGHAYNVKKQQAMYEEGIREIWEKQKSTLSDGQEHDDKDVAVTEDEDDRFNVQSAMTPAQFDDGTSQISGLTSASRQQRRAIRITREIRMPDGSMQDRVEVVHDPVVISQYMKRRTEADLEMREYVHPPNSRQAVQQPQSRGVVTRKRRRTYGVGHPGSRNDITGLEFRAPAYVYLSTASTAPVLQAMPTMTVLQALESRRSSNDSRRTKLDDRLGSNKKSSTKRPAQEMLGHPVSMAIKSQLEQPASVPIVAKSATSRQTRSYVHCLMAR
- a CDS encoding transcription initiation factor TFIID subunit 1, which produces MAEENDFSSFDENAWKAQDAADDREIAKLLGDSQNNGGGIILDNAEFDQSGKADDAEDYEDISDDDLPDEEEPSAGVSMEMPGLTDDGGTSHDADDLFGEGSSPDPILGPSSPAPQIRDADTTDDTQPLDASLSFPGINFDPEPHLDNQDHDIPAPAETVEDLLKATWPAFKKGHILTWSELLPAKKATWKEKKPVKKPKQLVTSKLTLELAPDQEKLFRIPGTATITRKPRQGEERGLVYCGMDQEDQAEDNVQFDLDQESDSETVAGFTLRDIELACEDWGASIEAIEADFKARQAAEQQEQQARKRLFEEQDDEWDAEFLMDLGDEGPPRPKKRKTIKLGLPEIPRYAAPSFDNFEDATRRGAKRVQLDMSDPYLLIETQETQRNAKRPRTDNKLKRMANGNLGRDVSNRFNISNDEAYEALKENHQSKVRATLGNISVEHSMPAIKLSWPYYKVKLGGTTDEYHRPRFRYKKFAGHIIKFDKPAHQKRKQMKGKAHEVFLKSKDLSINDNSTAVLYEYCEQRPRVLSSFGMGNRLINYYRRKDTNEDEQLPKQELGEYRMLLPEDRSPFSLFGTVDPGETVPTLHNEMYRAPVFKHNPRGSDFLVVRSTTGEHGSRWYLHKIDHLYVVGQQFPSVEVPGPHSRKVTNASKNRMKMLAFRMIRHSDTDNCQLSDITKHIADSTDTQNRQKLKEFLQYDRESGEKGMWRLKPGEILPDESTIRSMIKPEEVCLLDAMQLGIKELEDAGYDPRNASLEEDVQNNDADGDDDEVEDEGSKITKGAKKQQEKQEETLADKMAPWKTTKAFIDACAQKAMLQLHGEGDPTGHGLGFSFIRTSMKGGYIEAVQGPLATSADAMEREKRANGGHAYNVKKQQAMYEEGIREIWEKQKSTLSDGQEHDDKDVAVTEDEDDRFNVQSAMTPAQFDDGTSQISGLTSASRQQRRAIRITREIRMPDGSMQDRVEVVHDPVVISQYMKRRTEADLEMRDIYSSRPTGNADHDRLAGIRIKKELERLEKNKARRQAREQQKELHQKASTGDAGSPSVNGDKVPTGTTRKCANCGQVGHIKTNKKYEPPFSIITSLCFSPSPYVVQLVCTSRGRQREAQSLAQVPIANCHGAMRQKQGTRCQKAC
- a CDS encoding transcription initiation factor TFIID subunit 1, whose translation is MAEENDFSSFDENAWKAQDAADDREIAKLLGDSQNNGGGIILDNAEFDQSGKADDAEDYEDISDDDLPDEEEPSAGVSMEMPGLTDDGGTSHDADDLFGEGSSPDPILGPSSPAPQIRDADTTDDTQPLDASLSFPGINFDPEPHLDNQDHDIPAPAETVEDLLKATWPAFKKGHILTWSELLPAKKATWKEKKPVKKPKQLVTSKLTLELAPDQEKLFRIPGTATITRKPRQGEERGLVYCGMDQEDQAEDNVQFDLDQESDSETVAGFTLRDIELACEDWGASIEAIEADFKARQAAEQQEQQARKRLFEEQDDEWDAEFLMDLGDEGPPRPKKRKTIKLGLPEIPRYAAPSFDNFEDATRRGAKRVQLDMSDPYLLIETQETQRNAKRPRTDNKLKRMANGNLGRDVSNRFNISNDEAYEALKENHQSKVRATLGNISVEHSMPAIKLSWPYYKVKLGGTTDEYHRPRFRYKKFAGHIIKFDKPAHQKRKQMKGKAHEVFLKSKDLSINDNSTAVLYEYCEQRPRVLSSFGMGNRLINYYRRKDTNEDEQLPKQELGEYRMLLPEDRSPFSLFGTVDPGETVPTLHNEMYRAPVFKHNPRGSDFLVVRSTTGEHGSRWYLHKIDHLYVVGQQFPSVEVPGPHSRKVTNASKNRMKMLAFRMIRHSDTDNCQLSDITKHIADSTDTQNRQKLKEFLQYDRESGEKGMWRLKPGEILPDESTIRSMIKPEEVCLLDAMQLGIKELEDAGYDPRNASLEEDVQNNDADGDDDEVEDEGSKITKGAKKQQEKQEETLADKMAPWKTTKAFIDACAQKAMLQLHGEGDPTGHGLGFSFIRTSMKGGYIEAVQGPLATSADAMEREKRANGGHAYNVKKQQAMYEEGIREIWEKQKSTLSDGQEHDDKDVAVTEDEDDRFNVQSAMTPAQFDDGTSQISGLTSASRQQRRAIRITREIRMPDGSMQDRVEVVHDPVVISQYMKRRTEADLEMREYVHPPNSRQAVQQPQSRGVVTRKRRRTYGVGHPGSRNDITGLEFRAPAYVYLSTASTAPVLQAMPTMTVLQALESRRSSNDSRRTKLDDRLGSNKKSSTKRPAQEMLGHPVSMAIKSQLEQPASVPIVAKSATSRQTRSMSPHSPSSLPFVSPPPPMSFNWCAPLEADNAKRSRSRKSQLQIAMEQCDKSKARDAKRRAEEKAREDKAIALQLQKERRAAEKEAERKRKDEEAKRQQEEREAKARQVQKQRAAKAKEQAEQKRVKDELKRRIQEQKAYEQEIARAQREAERIRNAWKVPKWRSGGAWR